The Klebsiella quasivariicola region CCTCTCTTACGATACCGTCGTATCCGGGCCATGATGTTATCTGCGCATCTGTTTCCATTCGGGCTAGCGGCTTTGTTTTCCAGGGAGCCTTCGGATAAGTCGGAATGACAGATGCCGGTCTTACCTGTTACTCATCACACTTTGCTGACTGCACTCTCACGGCAGGTTATTGCTCTTTTACTGCATGGGTTACAGGCCGCCGGTTAACCGGCGGCCTGTAACCCATGGTAATCTTCTTCGCGGCTCAGTATCGCCCATGCTATTCGCGCATTCTTGTTCGCCAGCGCCACCGTCGCGATATTCCGGTTTCGCCTTTCCGATAACGCCTTCAGCCACTGGCTGCGTCTGTCGGTTTTATTCTGACACGCGTTCAGCACCGCACGCGCACCGTGGATTATCAGCGTCCGCAGGTAACTGTCTCCCCGTTTGCTGATAGACCCCAGCCGCGCTTTCCCGCCACTGGAGTGCTGCCGCGGGACCAGACCCAGATACGCCGCCATCTCCCGACCACTTTTGAACTGTCTGCCATCGCCGACCGCCGCCACCAGCGCACTGGCCACCACCGGCCCCATACCCTCTATCGCCAGCAGCCTTTTTATCCGGATATCATCCCGTGCTGACTGCTCAAGCCGCCTGTCATGGCGGGCGACCCGCTCATCCAGCATCTGCAGCTCTTCCGCCAGTTCGCTCAGCAGGCGGATAAAGCGGTCATCCCACAGCTCTTGTTGCGACAGTATCTCCGGCAATGCCTTACGTAGCTGCCTTATTCCCACCGGCAGTACCAGACCAAACTCACCCAGCAGTCCCCGCATCTCATTACTCAGGGCTGTCCGGGCGCGGACGAGCCGGGCCCGGACGCGGTGCTCTGCCTGCAGCGTCTGCTGCCGCTCTGTCTTCATGGCCACAAAGCGCATTCCGGGACGGCTGATAGCCTCGCAGATAGCTTCCGCGTCGTTGGCGTCATTCTTCTGCCCTTTAAGATAGGACTTGACCCGCTGAGGCGGGATAATGCGTACGGTATGCCCCATACGGGTCAGCTCGCGGGCCCAGTAGTGGGCGGCGCCGCAGGCTTCAATCCCGATAAGGCAGGGAGAGAGTTGAGAGAAAAAGGCGGTCATGCGGTCCCGGCGCAGGGTTTTACGCAGGACAACATGTTCATGGTGATCCACGGCATGTATCTGGAAGATATTTTTAGCCAGGTCGAGACCAATACGTTTAATATTCATGATGGACACCTCCTCCGGGGATCTGGGGTTAACACCTCAGTCTGGCACTTTGATGCCGTAAGGTGGGAGGTGTCCATCACATCGGGCTACGTGATTTGGCACCCGGTTCGCCCCTTTCATAGGCACTGCGTTTGTGCCGGATGGCGGCTAACGCCTCTACGGAACCGCGCTGAACGGTAGCCCGGCTAAGGCGGTTACGCCGCGAGCCGGGGATTTGACACCAGATATCACTCCGGCAGCGTCCAGTCGCCGTCACCCAGCGCACGCTGCATAATCAACGTATCCCGCCAGTCGCCCATCTTGTAGCCCACGCTGCGCAGTTGACCCGCCACGGTAAAACCAAACTTTTTATGGATCGCCAGCGAACCAGCATTGTTATGGCCATCACCGATGATCGCCAGCATCTGCCGCCACGGGCCTTTCTCACATTCGGCGATCAGCCGCGACAGCAGCGCGCTGCCGATACCGCGCCCGCCCATTCCCGATTCCACGTAGATCGATTCCTCAAGCGTGTAGCGATAGGCCGGACGGGGCCGATAGAAGGTGGCGTAGCAGTAGCCGACGATAGCGCCGCGCCACAGCGCCACCAGCCAGGGCAGCCCGTTATCGCGGACGGTTTTGATCCGTTTACGCATTTCGTCAACGGTAGGGGGGATCTCTTCAAAGGAAGCGCGGCCATTGAGCACGTGCCAGACATACAGCGCGGCGATGGCGTGCGCATCGTCGGGCAGCGCTTCACGAATTTCTAAATCACTGTCGAGTAACGGGGCCTCTGCGGGCATGGCGGCGCTCCTGAATCTGCCGGAGAGACATTCTCCGGCGTGCAGCGTAATACAGAAGCGCCAAGGCTGAATAGTCCTGCCGCTGATTATTGCGGATCCGCCGGGGAGACCGGCGTTGGTGCCGCTTCACCCCAGTATTTCTGCTTACTGGTTTTACCAATCCCTGGGTTCATGCTGTTGGTCGGATCGTTCTGGCGATAGAACTGCTGCAGGCTCTCCGGGGCCTCATACAGATGACCCACGTTATGCTCCGCCGGGTACTGGGCGCCGCGCGCTTTCAGTAACTCCAGCATCTGCTCTTTCAGCG contains the following coding sequences:
- a CDS encoding IS110 family transposase, yielding MNIKRIGLDLAKNIFQIHAVDHHEHVVLRKTLRRDRMTAFFSQLSPCLIGIEACGAAHYWARELTRMGHTVRIIPPQRVKSYLKGQKNDANDAEAICEAISRPGMRFVAMKTERQQTLQAEHRVRARLVRARTALSNEMRGLLGEFGLVLPVGIRQLRKALPEILSQQELWDDRFIRLLSELAEELQMLDERVARHDRRLEQSARDDIRIKRLLAIEGMGPVVASALVAAVGDGRQFKSGREMAAYLGLVPRQHSSGGKARLGSISKRGDSYLRTLIIHGARAVLNACQNKTDRRSQWLKALSERRNRNIATVALANKNARIAWAILSREEDYHGLQAAG
- a CDS encoding GNAT family N-acetyltransferase, which codes for MPAEAPLLDSDLEIREALPDDAHAIAALYVWHVLNGRASFEEIPPTVDEMRKRIKTVRDNGLPWLVALWRGAIVGYCYATFYRPRPAYRYTLEESIYVESGMGGRGIGSALLSRLIAECEKGPWRQMLAIIGDGHNNAGSLAIHKKFGFTVAGQLRSVGYKMGDWRDTLIMQRALGDGDWTLPE